The following proteins come from a genomic window of Aequorivita marisscotiae:
- a CDS encoding UDP-N-acetylmuramate--L-alanine ligase, with translation MRIHFIAIGGSAMHNLALALHQKGDTVTGSDDEVFEPSKSRLKNKGLLPEKEGWFPKKLTSEIDAVILGMHAKADNPELLKAKELGLKIYSYPEFLYEQSKTKTRVVIGGSHGKTTITSMILHVMNYHEKNVDYMVGAQLEGFDTMVKITNDNDFMVIEGDEYLSSPIDRRPKFHLYKPNIALLSGIAWDHINVFPTYENYVEQFKIFLNEITNGGAIIYNEEDSEVKRVVEAATNPIKKYPYKTPEYTVENGTTLLETPEGSMPVEIFGKHNLNNLEGARWICQLMGVDADDFYEAIATFKGASKRLEKIAETKTAVAYKDYAHSPSKVKATTQAVKNQYPHRKLIACLELHTYSSLNPEFLKEYKGTLDAADSAVVFYSPHAVMIKELEEIKREQIEEAFDRDDLVVFTNPADFKTYLFSQDYNNTSLLLMSSGNYGGLDFEEVKEYLK, from the coding sequence ATGAGAATCCACTTTATAGCCATTGGCGGCAGCGCAATGCACAACCTTGCCTTGGCATTACATCAAAAAGGCGATACGGTAACTGGAAGCGACGACGAGGTTTTTGAACCTTCAAAAAGCAGATTAAAAAACAAAGGCCTTTTACCGGAAAAAGAAGGTTGGTTTCCCAAAAAATTAACTTCTGAAATTGATGCCGTTATCCTCGGAATGCATGCCAAAGCAGACAATCCAGAACTTTTAAAGGCGAAGGAACTCGGTTTAAAAATTTATAGTTATCCGGAATTTCTTTATGAACAGTCTAAAACCAAAACCCGTGTGGTTATTGGTGGTTCGCACGGAAAAACTACAATTACTTCTATGATTCTTCACGTGATGAATTATCACGAAAAAAATGTGGATTATATGGTTGGCGCCCAATTGGAAGGGTTTGACACGATGGTGAAAATTACTAATGATAATGACTTTATGGTAATTGAAGGCGATGAATATCTGTCTTCGCCTATAGACCGTCGCCCAAAATTTCACCTTTACAAACCGAACATTGCTTTGTTGAGTGGCATTGCTTGGGACCACATTAACGTTTTTCCAACCTATGAAAACTATGTGGAGCAGTTTAAAATATTTCTAAATGAAATAACCAATGGCGGGGCAATTATTTACAACGAAGAAGATTCCGAAGTAAAACGTGTAGTGGAAGCCGCTACAAACCCCATTAAAAAATATCCATATAAAACTCCTGAATATACCGTTGAAAACGGAACCACGCTTTTAGAAACTCCCGAAGGCTCAATGCCGGTTGAAATCTTCGGAAAACACAATTTAAACAACTTGGAAGGCGCCCGATGGATCTGCCAATTGATGGGCGTGGATGCCGATGATTTTTACGAAGCCATTGCTACATTTAAAGGCGCGAGTAAACGATTAGAAAAAATTGCCGAAACCAAGACCGCAGTGGCGTATAAAGATTACGCACATTCGCCCAGCAAAGTAAAAGCTACTACGCAAGCGGTAAAAAATCAATATCCTCATAGAAAACTGATAGCCTGTTTGGAGCTACATACTTACAGTAGCCTAAATCCTGAATTTTTAAAGGAATACAAAGGAACGCTCGATGCAGCCGATAGCGCGGTAGTTTTCTACTCGCCTCACGCGGTAATGATAAAAGAGTTAGAAGAAATAAAGAGGGAGCAAATAGAAGAGGCCTTTGACCGTGATGACTTGGTAGTTTTCACAAATCCGGCAGATTTTAAGACCTATCTTTTTTCACAGGATTACAACAATACCAGTTTGCTTTTGATGAGCAGCGGAAATTATGGCGGGCTGGATTTTGAGGAGGTGAAGGAGTATTTAAAATAG
- a CDS encoding tetratricopeptide repeat protein → MQIKVYNKWTRFSPFGGDAAGRGGLYLLCILLPLFTIAQTNYQQAEEYFKQENFGKAKPIFENYLIQNPNDKQTREYLGDIAAYGKDWDEALLYYENLVKEEESNANYHFKYGGALGMKALSVSRLRAVTYIGEIKHHLERAAKLNPRHIEARWALVEFYIQLPGIIGGSEKKAIEYANELGAISKVDGYLANGYIAEYTDRPKDAERYYKKAIAVGGSPHTYEKLADLYEKNNQPKEALETTSKSLKIHKRNQLNYQIGKIAAQYNLEPEYGIKCLSQYLANYSIKDGVPKDWAYYRLAQIYKNLGKKEIALTWINKALMDRTDFKEAQQEKSLILAM, encoded by the coding sequence TTGCAAATCAAAGTTTATAATAAATGGACGCGTTTCTCCCCCTTCGGGGGAGATGCCGCAGGCAGAGGGGGACTATACCTACTGTGTATTCTTTTACCGTTATTTACTATTGCCCAAACCAACTACCAACAGGCGGAGGAATATTTTAAACAGGAAAATTTCGGCAAGGCAAAGCCAATTTTCGAAAACTATTTAATACAGAATCCGAACGATAAACAAACCCGCGAATATCTGGGAGATATTGCTGCTTACGGCAAAGATTGGGATGAGGCCCTTTTATATTACGAAAATTTGGTAAAGGAAGAAGAGAGCAATGCCAACTATCATTTTAAGTATGGTGGAGCCCTCGGGATGAAAGCCTTATCGGTGAGTCGTCTTCGCGCTGTAACCTACATTGGCGAGATAAAACACCATTTGGAACGCGCCGCAAAACTCAATCCCAGACACATAGAGGCACGCTGGGCCTTGGTGGAATTTTACATTCAGTTGCCCGGAATTATCGGCGGAAGTGAAAAGAAAGCAATAGAATACGCGAATGAATTGGGAGCTATTTCAAAAGTGGATGGCTATCTCGCCAATGGCTATATTGCCGAATATACCGATAGACCCAAAGATGCAGAACGGTATTACAAAAAAGCAATTGCAGTAGGTGGTTCGCCACACACCTATGAAAAACTTGCAGATCTTTATGAAAAAAACAACCAACCGAAGGAAGCCTTGGAAACAACTTCAAAATCGTTGAAAATCCACAAGCGCAACCAACTCAACTACCAAATCGGGAAGATAGCTGCGCAATACAATCTGGAGCCCGAATACGGCATTAAATGCCTTAGCCAGTATTTGGCCAATTACTCCATAAAAGATGGTGTGCCCAAAGATTGGGCCTATTACCGATTGGCACAGATATATAAAAATCTCGGAAAAAAGGAAATTGCACTTACTTGGATAAATAAAGCATTAATGGACCGAACAGATTTTAAAGAGGCACAACAGGAAAAATCGCTAATTTTAGCGATGTAA
- a CDS encoding DUF4136 domain-containing protein encodes MKFPSIFMLSLFLVSCGATVAVDYDKQVDFSKYNSYNYFPTIDSGLNELDDNRIMQITDSLMQQRGFVKSEVPQLYINFYARESVSRSRNTIGIGIGSGGGNVGVGVSGGIPIGGRVVNQQLTMDFIDTKKDDLVWQAVADGEMKERATPQQKEAYYISVLQKILTKYPPLGK; translated from the coding sequence ATGAAGTTCCCCTCAATTTTTATGCTCTCCCTGTTTTTGGTTTCCTGTGGTGCCACTGTTGCTGTGGATTACGACAAACAGGTAGATTTTTCAAAATACAATAGCTACAATTATTTCCCTACAATAGATTCTGGTTTAAATGAATTGGATGATAATCGCATTATGCAAATTACGGATAGTCTTATGCAGCAACGCGGCTTTGTTAAGAGTGAAGTGCCACAATTGTATATCAACTTTTATGCACGGGAAAGTGTTTCCCGTTCCCGAAACACGATTGGCATAGGTATTGGCAGTGGCGGTGGCAATGTTGGAGTGGGCGTTAGTGGCGGAATTCCAATTGGCGGAAGAGTCGTCAACCAGCAATTAACGATGGATTTTATAGACACTAAAAAAGACGATTTGGTTTGGCAGGCCGTAGCCGATGGCGAAATGAAGGAACGAGCTACGCCGCAGCAAAAAGAAGCATATTACATTTCGGTTTTACAGAAAATTTTGACGAAATATCCACCTTTAGGAAAATAA